One stretch of Arachis duranensis cultivar V14167 chromosome 1, aradu.V14167.gnm2.J7QH, whole genome shotgun sequence DNA includes these proteins:
- the LOC107464603 gene encoding uncharacterized protein LOC107464603, with protein MPAERSRRLKMNRLFTQLQATIPRPLSKATKEVVITETIRYIKELERKKNNLEQIKELLIQNHASGTTFMLPCMADADNCSVTVTVSANVAFFGIQTVARRGLITMILEVFSNHKAEILAANVAVNEGILTFAVTALLQIVADGEGEGEGAVEMIKREIMTL; from the exons ATGCCGGCGGAGCGTAGCAGAAGGCTGAAGATGAATCGCCTCTTCACTCAGCTTCAGGCCACCATCCCACGCCCCCTTTCCAAG GCTACAAAGGAAGTCGTTATAACGGAAACGATTAGGTACATAAAGGAGCttgagaggaagaagaacaacTTGGAGCAGATCAAGGAACTACTAATTCAAAACCATGCCAGTGGTACCACCTTCATGCTTCCATGCATGGCCGATGCTGATAATTGCTCTGTCACTGTCACTGTCTCCGCCAACGTCGCGTTTTTCGGCATTCAGACCGTGGCTCGCCGAGGTTTGATTACCATGATTTTGGAGGTGTTCAGCAACCACAAGGCTGAGATTTTGGCTGCAAATGTGGCGGTTAATGAAGGGATTTTGACATTTGCAGTCACTGCTCTATTGCAAATTGTTGCTGATggggaaggagaaggagaaggggcTGTTGAGATGATTAAGAGAGAGATCATGACTTTGTAG
- the LOC107464624 gene encoding CASP-like protein 1D2 — translation MSTTEKPGEPENRTAPTPAPAGVDLSNLDVILRFLLFAASLVAVVVLVTGNQTELVLFQGRPVPQPAKWRYSPAFVYFVVAFSVSGFYSIITTLASLSVIQRPHQKTKFLLHFLFWDALILGIIASATGAGAGVAYIGLKGNSHVHWNKICSAYDTFCKHVAGSLAVGLFGSIVVVLLIFLSAFTLHSRVPK, via the exons ATGTCTACTACAGAGAAGCCAGGGGAACCTGAGAACAGGACAGCTCCAACTCCGGCTCCGGCCGGCGTCGATTTGTCTAATTTGGATGTGATATTAAGGTTTCTGTTGTTTGCAGCATCACTTGTGGCAGTAGTGGTGCTTGTCACTGGTAATCAAACCGAATTGGTGCTTTTCCAAGGTAGGCCTGTGCCACAACCAGCCAAGTGGAGATACTCACCGGCCTTTGT ATATTTTGTGGTTGCATTTTCGGTTTCTGGGTTTTACAGCATCATCACCACGCTAGCATCACTCTCTGTGATCCAGAGACCACATCAAAAAACCAAGTTTCTCCTTCATTTTCTCTTCTGGGATGCg CTGATACTGGGGATAATAGCATCAGCAACAGGAGCAGGTGCAGGTGTTGCATACATAGGTTTAAAGGGAAACAGCCATGTCCATTGGAATAAAATTTGCAGTGCATATGACACTTTCTGTAAGCATGTTGCTGGATCCCTTGCTGTGGGCTTGTTTGGCAGCATTGTTGTTGTGTTACTCATCTTCCTTTCAGCTTTCACCCTTCACAGCAGGGTTCCCAAGTAG
- the LOC107464633 gene encoding uncharacterized protein LOC107464633 isoform X2: MKVENGDRRRTDSFLSFCSFQQPKLASIINYLPHDVAIKIASLLQVRDLCALSCCSTFWRELCVSDSIWESLVRKRWPLLTSFDFPSSSSSSTSSSSSANSPNFKKWRKLYLKRHVELGVRARSVEKFVEACSRSESLEVRDYLNAVETLIATRFGFEDVQRFLFNPKVNVLLNLIGVHYCLTCLGIQGDELVESLRASEISDRHVCIKWWKVGRWIYGFRRRDESHSRWVSLAYLATEDDEHVLGVLRRGTIHEVVRVQISAVGHTSTPWSYKTDQL; this comes from the exons ATGAAAGTGGAGAATGGAGATCGGAGAAGAACAgattcctttctttctttctgcaGTTTCCAACAACCCAAACTGGCTTCCATCATCAATTATCTTCCTCACGATGTTGCCATCAAAATCGCTTCTCTCCTTCAG GTTCGAGATTTGTGTGCCTTGAGTTGTTGTTCCACTTTCTGGAGGGAACTCTGCGTCTCCGATTCCATTTGGGAGTCTCTTGTCAGAAAAAGATGGCCTTTACTCACTTCCTTCGATTTCCCTTCTTCATCGTcatcttccacttcctcttcttcttccgcTAATTCCCCCAATTTTAAG AAGTGGAGGAAATTGTACTTAAAGAGGCATGTGGAGTTGGGAGTTAGGGCAAGGTCTGTGGAGAAGTTTGTGGAAGCTTGTTCCCGTTCTGAATCACTTGAAGTTAGGGACTATCTCAATGCTGTTGAAACCTTGATTGCCACAAGGTTTGGTTTTGAAGATGTCCAGAGGTTCCTCTTCAACCCTAAAGTCAACGTCTTGCTTAACTTGATTGGTGTCCACTATTGCCTCACATGTCTTGGGATTCAg GGCGATGAACTCGTAGAATCGCTTCGGGCTAGTGAAATATCTGATCGGCATGTATGCATCAAGTGGTGGAAAGTTGGGAGATGGATCTATGGCTTCCGCAGGAGGGACGAGTCGCATTCTCGTTGGGTTTCTTTGGCATATTTAGCAACAGAAGATGATGAACATGTTCTGGGGGTACTTCGCCGAGGTACCATTCATGAGGTTGTACGTGTTCAGATCTCTGCTGTTGGTCACACATCAACACCTTGGTCCTATAAGACTGATCAActataa
- the LOC107464633 gene encoding uncharacterized protein LOC107464633 isoform X1, which produces MKVENGDRRRTDSFLSFCSFQQPKLASIINYLPHDVAIKIASLLQVRDLCALSCCSTFWRELCVSDSIWESLVRKRWPLLTSFDFPSSSSSSTSSSSSANSPNFKKWRKLYLKRHVELGVRARSVEKFVEACSRSESLEVRDYLNAVETLIATRFGFEDVQRFLFNPKVNVLLNLIGVHYCLTCLGIQQGDELVESLRASEISDRHVCIKWWKVGRWIYGFRRRDESHSRWVSLAYLATEDDEHVLGVLRRGTIHEVVRVQISAVGHTSTPWSYKTDQL; this is translated from the exons ATGAAAGTGGAGAATGGAGATCGGAGAAGAACAgattcctttctttctttctgcaGTTTCCAACAACCCAAACTGGCTTCCATCATCAATTATCTTCCTCACGATGTTGCCATCAAAATCGCTTCTCTCCTTCAG GTTCGAGATTTGTGTGCCTTGAGTTGTTGTTCCACTTTCTGGAGGGAACTCTGCGTCTCCGATTCCATTTGGGAGTCTCTTGTCAGAAAAAGATGGCCTTTACTCACTTCCTTCGATTTCCCTTCTTCATCGTcatcttccacttcctcttcttcttccgcTAATTCCCCCAATTTTAAG AAGTGGAGGAAATTGTACTTAAAGAGGCATGTGGAGTTGGGAGTTAGGGCAAGGTCTGTGGAGAAGTTTGTGGAAGCTTGTTCCCGTTCTGAATCACTTGAAGTTAGGGACTATCTCAATGCTGTTGAAACCTTGATTGCCACAAGGTTTGGTTTTGAAGATGTCCAGAGGTTCCTCTTCAACCCTAAAGTCAACGTCTTGCTTAACTTGATTGGTGTCCACTATTGCCTCACATGTCTTGGGATTCAg CAGGGCGATGAACTCGTAGAATCGCTTCGGGCTAGTGAAATATCTGATCGGCATGTATGCATCAAGTGGTGGAAAGTTGGGAGATGGATCTATGGCTTCCGCAGGAGGGACGAGTCGCATTCTCGTTGGGTTTCTTTGGCATATTTAGCAACAGAAGATGATGAACATGTTCTGGGGGTACTTCGCCGAGGTACCATTCATGAGGTTGTACGTGTTCAGATCTCTGCTGTTGGTCACACATCAACACCTTGGTCCTATAAGACTGATCAActataa
- the LOC107464613 gene encoding putative germin-like protein 2-1, which translates to MTRIAYFIVAVLALAPSFASAYDPSPLQDFCVAVNDSESAVFVNGKFCKDPKLVVAEDFFKHVDAGNTSNKLGSKVTQVSVNELFGLNTLGISLARIDFAAKGLNPPHIHPRGTEILIVIEGTLYVGFVTSNQNNGQNRLFTKVLNKGDVFVFPKGLVHFQLNVGYENAVAIAALSSQNAGVITIANAVFGSTPPISDQVLTKAFQVDKNTVDYLQKQFWYDNN; encoded by the exons ATGACAAGAATTGCATACTTCATTGTTGCGGTTTTGGCTTTGGCACCATCTTTTGCTTCTGCCTACGATCCCAGCCCTCTTCAAGACTTTTGTGTGGCAGTTAATGATTCCGAATCTGCTG TTTTTGTGAATGGAAAATTTTGCAAAGATCCAAAACTTGTGGTAGCTGAAGATTTCTTCAAACATGTTGATGCGGGAAACACCAGCAACAAACTTGGTTCAAAAGTTACTCAAGTTAGCGTTAACGAACTATTCGGACTGAACACATTAGGCATATCGTTAGCTCGTATAGACTTTGCAGCAAAAGGTTTAAACCCTCCTCACATTCACCCAAGAGGCACAGAGATCCTTATTGTTATTGAAGGCACTCTCTACGTTGGATTTGTGACTTCAAATCAAAACAATGGACAGAACCGTCTTTTCACGAAAGTGCTAAACAAGGGTGATGTGTTTGTGTTTCCAAAGGGACTTGTTCACTTCCAATTGAATGTTGGTTATGAAAATGCTGTTGCTATTGCTGCTCTAAGCAGTCAAAATGCAGGGGTTATCACTATTGCTAATGCTGTTTTTGGATCAACTCCACCTATTTCTGATCAAGTTTTAACCAAAGCTTTTCAGGTTGACAAAAATACAGTCGATTATCTTCAAAAGCAATTCTGGTATGACAACAATTAG
- the LOC107464619 gene encoding CASP-like protein 1E2: protein MEGHHHGKTEVAARSGSNNKSGLVLRVLALILTLAASIVVVTNKQTKVVPLKVFDSLPPVNLPVSAKWHYLSAVLYFLVTNATSCGYAAVSLLLTAANRDGKSKHLRILIFVLDALMVALLFSGIGAASAVGVLGYHGNSHVQWKKVCNVFGKFCHQMVASIGLSLLGSVAFLFLVMLPLISSA from the exons ATGGAGGGACATCACCATGGAAAAACAGAGGTGGCAGCAAGATCAGGTAGTAATAATAAGAGTGGATTGGTTTTGAGGGTATTGGCATTGATACTGACTCTAGCAGCTTCAATTGTTGTTGTGACCAATAAACAAACCAAGGTTGTTCCTCTGAAGGTTTTTGATTCTCTACCACCGGTTAATCTTCCTGTTTCTGCAAAGTGGCATTACCTCTCTGCTGTTCT GTACTTTCTTGTGACAAACGCAACATCATGTGGATACGCAGCCGTGTCACTACTCCTAACCGCCGCAAATAGAGATGGCAAGAGCAAGCACTTGCGGATACTAATCTTTGTCCTTGACGCGTTGATGGTGGCTTTGCTGTTCTCCGGCATCGGCGCCGCTTCGGCTGTGGGCGTACTTGGGTACCATGGAAACTCTCACGTTCAATGGAAGAAAGTGTGCAATGTGTTCGGCAAATTTTGTCACCAAATGGTTGCTTCCATTGGTTTATCATTGCTTGGATCAGTAGCATTCCTCTTCTTGGTTatgcttcctttaatttcttcaGCTTAG